A DNA window from Desulfobacterales bacterium contains the following coding sequences:
- the tuf gene encoding elongation factor Tu has protein sequence MAKKKFERTKPHVNVGTIGHIDHGKTTLTAAITKHNGLRGMAEFVPFDQIDKAPEEKERGITIATAHVEYETPNRHYAHVDCPGHADYIKNMITGAAQMDGAILVVGADDGPMPQTREHILLARQVGVPRIVVFLNKCDMVDDEELIELVELELRELLDKYEFPGDDTPIIRGSALKALESDDPDSAEAKCIFDLMEAIDSFIPEPERDIDKPFLMPIEDVFSISGRGTVVTGRAERGIIKVGDQVEIVGIRPTIKTVCTGVEMFRKLLDEGRAGDNVGLLLRGTKREEVERGQVVAKPGSITPHTKFKAEVYILSKEEGGRHTPFFNGYRPQFYFRTTDVTGNLMLPEGVEMIMPGDNVAISASLITPIAMEKELRFAIREGGRTVGAGVVSEIIE, from the coding sequence ATGGCGAAGAAGAAATTTGAGCGGACGAAGCCGCATGTCAACGTGGGAACGATTGGCCATATCGATCATGGGAAGACGACACTGACGGCGGCGATCACGAAGCACAACGGTCTGCGAGGTATGGCGGAGTTTGTGCCGTTTGATCAGATTGACAAAGCGCCGGAGGAGAAAGAGCGCGGGATTACAATAGCGACGGCCCATGTGGAGTATGAGACACCGAATCGGCATTATGCGCATGTGGACTGTCCGGGTCATGCGGACTACATTAAGAACATGATCACGGGAGCCGCGCAGATGGATGGCGCCATATTAGTGGTGGGAGCCGATGACGGACCGATGCCCCAGACGCGGGAACATATATTGCTGGCGCGTCAGGTGGGTGTTCCGCGGATTGTGGTATTTTTGAACAAGTGCGACATGGTGGATGATGAGGAGTTGATTGAGCTGGTGGAGCTGGAGCTTCGGGAACTGTTGGACAAGTATGAGTTTCCCGGGGACGATACACCGATCATACGGGGCAGTGCGTTAAAGGCGCTGGAGAGCGATGATCCTGACAGCGCGGAAGCCAAGTGCATATTTGACCTGATGGAAGCGATTGACTCGTTTATACCGGAGCCGGAGCGGGATATCGACAAGCCGTTTTTAATGCCGATAGAGGATGTGTTCAGTATATCGGGTAGAGGGACGGTAGTGACGGGCCGGGCAGAGCGAGGGATCATCAAAGTGGGTGATCAGGTTGAGATAGTGGGGATACGTCCGACGATCAAGACCGTGTGTACAGGGGTGGAGATGTTCCGTAAGCTGCTGGATGAGGGTCGAGCGGGAGACAATGTGGGGTTGTTGCTGCGGGGGACGAAGCGTGAGGAAGTGGAGCGTGGTCAGGTAGTGGCGAAGCCGGGCAGCATCACGCCGCACACGAAGTTCAAGGCGGAAGTCTATATATTGAGCAAGGAAGAGGGAGGCCGGCACACGCCGTTTTTTAACGGGTATCGGCCGCAGTTTTATTTCCGGACGACGGACGTAACCGGGAACCTAATGCTTCCCGAGGGCGTTGAGATGATCATGCCGGGAGACAATGTGGCGATTTCGGCCAGTTTGATTACGCCGATTGCCATGGAGAAGGAGTTGCGGTTTGCGATTCGCGAAGGCGGTCGTACGGTCGGTGCCG
- a CDS encoding RnfABCDGE type electron transport complex subunit B gives MFEAVVLMGGLGVIVGVGLAMASKLFYVYVDPIILEVEALLPGANCGGCGLPGCSANAEAIVAGRAAPNSCVAGGPELAQAIAELLGLSVSAAEPDIARLGCYYGVKDADVKFLYDGIISCQAAALLGGGMKVCRIGCLGLGSCVKACPFDALSMGPDGLPVVDEKKCTGCGTCERVCPKHIITLSSITRRIMKEYTTEECTTPCQRACPAGINISEYIHQIAIGDNYRAVQVIKERNPFPSVIGRICPRPCEQECRRQYVDEPVAINYLKRYAADFERAGENRVLPYKAPPSGKRIDVIGGGVQGLSTAFFAARLGHSVTVYEATDKLGGLLNSAIAAYRLPREILDWDIQGILDLGVSAQTNMSLGKEISIDALLEGGADAVFLATGGWDSRLARGVVHAETPLPQMYLAIDWLKAGGKDALACGNDVVIVGTSWQAVRVAALCRANGAQKITIVCRNTLPVEDPVETEGLDIVNGACVHRILGERDHIAEIEYMNLDSGEVRRLAAGTLILESGRFPELIFVKMKLPEGDNVAVNSGDLVQWEARVPYKKPEQAEETGFVAAGDPQTDFSAAIRAIAAGRRGAVSIHQMIHGILPNLPEKVIKSEQIVQNVHQVVNVSSVARQIMPISQPRELAIGQELEKGFSDAMARSEAARCLRCGLVCYEHAKPVGVTNTVA, from the coding sequence ATGTTTGAAGCAGTTGTTCTCATGGGAGGCTTGGGGGTCATTGTAGGCGTTGGTTTGGCGATGGCTTCAAAACTTTTTTATGTCTATGTGGATCCTATTATACTTGAGGTGGAGGCATTGCTGCCGGGCGCTAATTGCGGTGGGTGCGGATTGCCCGGATGCTCTGCCAATGCAGAGGCGATTGTGGCCGGTAGAGCGGCCCCGAATTCATGTGTGGCGGGTGGCCCGGAACTGGCACAGGCCATTGCTGAATTGTTGGGGTTGTCGGTTTCTGCTGCTGAGCCGGATATTGCCAGGCTCGGATGCTATTACGGGGTTAAGGATGCGGATGTAAAATTTTTATACGACGGCATCATAAGCTGCCAGGCGGCGGCTCTATTGGGAGGCGGCATGAAAGTCTGCCGCATCGGATGCCTCGGGCTTGGCTCATGTGTTAAGGCTTGCCCATTTGATGCGCTGTCCATGGGGCCGGATGGGCTGCCGGTGGTTGATGAGAAAAAATGTACGGGGTGTGGGACATGCGAGCGGGTGTGCCCAAAACATATTATTACGTTATCGTCGATAACGCGTCGTATTATGAAGGAATATACTACAGAAGAGTGTACCACGCCCTGTCAGCGTGCCTGTCCCGCCGGGATCAATATCAGCGAGTACATTCATCAGATAGCCATTGGGGATAATTATCGTGCTGTGCAAGTTATCAAGGAGCGCAACCCCTTCCCGTCGGTTATCGGTCGAATCTGCCCTCGCCCCTGCGAGCAGGAATGCCGAAGGCAATATGTTGATGAGCCTGTGGCCATTAATTACCTGAAGCGGTATGCTGCTGATTTCGAGCGTGCGGGGGAAAACCGCGTATTGCCATATAAGGCACCGCCCTCCGGAAAGCGGATTGATGTTATCGGCGGCGGCGTCCAAGGCCTTTCCACCGCATTTTTTGCTGCGAGGTTGGGCCATTCGGTAACCGTTTATGAAGCTACGGACAAGTTGGGTGGACTGCTGAATAGCGCCATTGCCGCCTATCGGCTTCCCCGCGAAATCCTCGATTGGGATATTCAAGGTATTCTGGATCTGGGGGTTAGCGCTCAGACAAATATGTCCCTGGGGAAAGAGATTTCCATCGATGCGTTGCTTGAAGGCGGCGCGGACGCGGTATTTCTTGCCACCGGTGGGTGGGACAGCCGGCTTGCGCGGGGTGTTGTTCATGCTGAAACGCCTCTGCCGCAGATGTATCTTGCTATTGATTGGCTCAAGGCCGGCGGCAAAGACGCGCTGGCATGCGGCAACGATGTGGTGATTGTCGGAACCAGTTGGCAGGCGGTCCGAGTAGCGGCGCTTTGCCGAGCTAACGGTGCGCAAAAGATAACGATTGTTTGCCGCAACACCTTGCCTGTGGAAGACCCGGTGGAAACGGAAGGGCTGGACATTGTCAATGGGGCTTGCGTTCACCGGATTTTAGGCGAGAGAGACCATATTGCCGAAATTGAATACATGAATCTTGACAGTGGTGAAGTTAGGCGTCTGGCTGCCGGGACATTGATTTTGGAGTCCGGCCGGTTTCCGGAACTTATTTTTGTGAAAATGAAGCTTCCTGAAGGGGATAACGTTGCTGTTAACTCAGGAGATCTTGTTCAGTGGGAAGCCAGGGTGCCCTATAAGAAGCCGGAACAAGCTGAAGAGACCGGGTTTGTTGCCGCGGGAGATCCGCAAACGGATTTCAGCGCTGCCATTCGAGCCATTGCGGCCGGTCGAAGGGGGGCGGTTTCCATTCACCAAATGATTCACGGCATTTTGCCCAATCTGCCGGAGAAGGTTATTAAATCGGAGCAAATCGTTCAAAACGTTCATCAGGTGGTGAATGTGAGTTCCGTTGCCAGGCAGATCATGCCGATCAGTCAACCCAGGGAATTGGCGATTGGTCAGGAGTTGGAAAAAGGGTTCTCTGATGCGATGGCCCGTTCTGAAGCGGCTCGATGCCTTCGGTGCGGGCTCGTGTGTTATGAACATGCCAAACCGGTTGGTGTGACCAACACCGTGGCCTGA
- the fdhF gene encoding formate dehydrogenase subunit alpha encodes MDAQNSILINGNKIDFEPGETILEIAQRHHIDIPTLCHLNRATPTGKCQVCVVEVAGADTLLTACSTPAEKGMAVLTESPRVVASRRETIRQFLTSGNHNCAVRAASGEDWTQFQLTVQGDDGSGNLCPVWGDCRLQDLAYRYQVHGDSFSTTRKKYPMEMANPFIIRDFSRCILCGRCVQACREVQVNNAIEFGYSGEETKIITPDDQPLRNSECVFCGECVQACPVGALVEKNARYSWRPWEEKKIRTTCTYCGVGCQIYLHVKGNRVVKVSGVEEVAPNYGSLCVKGRFGFDFIGSEDRLSTPLIKEDGKFRKASWDEALGLVAERLDRIRDAHGSDSIGVLTSARVTNEDNYMAMKLTRAVLKTNNIDHCARLUHSSTVAGLAAAFGSGAMTNTIGCVEKADVILIVGSNTTENHPVISAGIKRAVTQHGTKLIVVDPRHIKIAQFADQYLRPNLGADVAWINAMIHVIIKENLYDKAFVEARTEGFESLKTLVEKYTPEYSEAITGIPAADLINAARLYAAGKAGSIVYCMGITQHTSGTDNVKSLANLSMLCGNLGIEGGGVNPLRGQNNVQGACDMGGLPNVFTGYQPVTDPAARKKMAGAWHVDQLPEKPGLTATEMVPMAHEGKIKALYIVGENPLVSDPDLNHAEASLKHLDFLVVQDIFLTETAQLADVVLPTTCFAEKDGTFSNTERRVQRVRKAVDPPGEARGDWEILCEVAHRLGYNMKYENSEAVFDEIRSVTPSYAGLTYDRIDAEGLHWPCPTLEHPGTPILHGTQFTRGKGMFHAIDYRDPAEKVDAEYPLYLTTGRVLYHYHTGTMTMKSEGLNERVPENFVEISPQDADKYGLENGSMVNVASRRGAIQARVKISPIATSGTVFIPFHFAKAAANRLTNSALDPVSKIPEYKVCAVRLSKAA; translated from the coding sequence ATGGACGCACAAAACAGTATTCTGATCAACGGGAACAAGATCGATTTTGAGCCCGGGGAAACGATTTTGGAGATAGCGCAACGGCATCATATCGATATTCCGACACTTTGTCACTTGAATCGGGCGACACCCACCGGAAAGTGCCAGGTGTGCGTGGTGGAAGTGGCAGGGGCGGACACCCTCCTAACAGCTTGCTCGACACCGGCCGAAAAGGGCATGGCCGTCTTGACTGAATCACCCCGAGTAGTGGCCAGTCGACGCGAAACAATCCGGCAGTTCTTAACGTCGGGTAATCACAACTGTGCGGTTCGGGCTGCAAGCGGTGAGGATTGGACACAGTTCCAACTGACGGTTCAGGGAGACGACGGCAGCGGTAATTTATGCCCGGTTTGGGGCGATTGTCGCCTTCAGGATCTTGCCTATCGATATCAGGTGCATGGCGACAGCTTTTCAACGACTCGAAAAAAATACCCCATGGAAATGGCCAACCCTTTTATCATAAGGGATTTTTCCAGGTGCATTCTCTGCGGCCGTTGCGTTCAGGCTTGCCGGGAAGTACAGGTCAACAACGCCATTGAGTTCGGCTACAGCGGCGAGGAAACAAAAATTATCACGCCAGACGATCAGCCCCTGCGAAATTCCGAATGCGTCTTTTGCGGCGAGTGTGTGCAGGCATGCCCGGTGGGTGCATTGGTCGAAAAAAACGCCCGCTACAGCTGGCGTCCTTGGGAGGAGAAAAAGATACGGACCACCTGCACCTATTGTGGTGTTGGGTGCCAGATTTATCTACATGTCAAGGGCAACCGGGTCGTAAAGGTTTCCGGCGTTGAGGAGGTGGCCCCCAACTACGGCAGCTTGTGCGTCAAAGGCCGGTTTGGATTCGACTTTATCGGCTCCGAAGACCGCCTGTCAACCCCGCTTATCAAAGAGGACGGCAAGTTCAGAAAGGCATCCTGGGATGAGGCGCTTGGGCTGGTGGCAGAGCGGCTCGACCGAATTCGGGACGCACACGGGTCCGACAGCATCGGTGTTCTGACCTCCGCCCGTGTCACCAATGAAGATAACTACATGGCCATGAAGCTGACCCGAGCGGTGCTGAAAACAAACAACATCGATCATTGCGCCCGTCTCTGACATTCTTCCACCGTGGCCGGTCTGGCCGCAGCGTTTGGAAGTGGCGCCATGACGAACACCATTGGATGTGTCGAAAAGGCGGATGTCATTCTGATTGTCGGGTCCAATACCACCGAAAATCATCCGGTTATTTCCGCAGGCATCAAACGGGCCGTTACCCAGCACGGCACCAAACTGATCGTGGTTGACCCGCGCCACATTAAAATCGCCCAATTTGCCGATCAGTATCTGCGGCCCAATCTCGGCGCCGATGTCGCATGGATCAACGCCATGATTCACGTCATCATAAAAGAGAATCTTTATGATAAAGCCTTCGTGGAAGCCCGCACAGAAGGCTTTGAATCACTAAAGACCTTGGTTGAAAAATACACCCCCGAATACAGCGAGGCCATCACCGGAATCCCTGCGGCCGATCTCATCAATGCCGCCAGACTGTACGCAGCGGGCAAGGCCGGAAGCATTGTTTACTGTATGGGAATCACCCAGCACACCTCCGGCACGGACAACGTTAAATCACTGGCAAATCTGTCCATGCTTTGCGGCAACCTGGGGATTGAAGGCGGCGGCGTTAATCCGCTTCGCGGTCAGAACAATGTGCAGGGCGCCTGTGACATGGGCGGGCTACCGAATGTTTTTACCGGGTATCAGCCGGTTACGGACCCGGCTGCACGGAAAAAAATGGCGGGCGCATGGCATGTTGACCAATTGCCGGAAAAACCGGGATTGACCGCCACTGAAATGGTGCCCATGGCCCATGAGGGGAAAATTAAAGCGCTTTACATCGTGGGAGAAAATCCACTGGTTTCGGATCCGGATTTAAATCACGCGGAAGCCAGTTTAAAACATCTTGATTTCCTTGTAGTGCAGGACATTTTTCTGACTGAAACTGCTCAATTGGCGGATGTGGTGCTTCCGACCACCTGCTTTGCCGAAAAGGACGGCACCTTTTCCAATACCGAACGGCGGGTCCAACGAGTTCGCAAGGCGGTAGACCCGCCCGGTGAAGCGCGCGGAGACTGGGAAATTCTTTGCGAAGTGGCACACCGGCTCGGTTATAACATGAAATATGAAAACAGTGAGGCCGTTTTTGATGAAATCAGAAGCGTTACCCCGTCCTATGCCGGCCTTACCTATGACCGGATTGATGCGGAAGGACTCCACTGGCCATGCCCCACCCTGGAGCACCCCGGCACGCCGATACTTCATGGCACTCAGTTTACCCGCGGCAAGGGCATGTTCCATGCCATTGATTACCGGGATCCGGCCGAAAAGGTCGATGCGGAGTACCCCCTGTATTTGACCACCGGTCGTGTGCTTTACCATTACCATACGGGCACCATGACTATGAAATCCGAAGGACTGAACGAACGAGTGCCGGAAAATTTTGTGGAGATCTCACCACAAGACGCCGATAAATACGGCCTTGAAAATGGCTCGATGGTCAATGTGGCCTCCCGTCGCGGCGCAATACAGGCACGGGTTAAAATTTCGCCTATAGCGACCAGCGGAACGGTTTTTATTCCGTTTCATTTTGCAAAAGCGGCCGCCAACCGGCTCACGAATTCAGCTCTTGATCCGGTTTCAAAAATTCCCGAATACAAGGTGTGCGCCGTCAGGCTGTCAAAAGCGGCTTGA